Genomic segment of Prochlorococcus marinus CUG1433:
GTGGAGTAGAGTATCAAGACAGTAATGGTGAAATAAGTTTTAAAGGAGTCTCAAAAAAAGAATTAAGTTTTTTATCTAAAGTACCTAGTTTAATAAGACCAAAATTTTATTATATAGTTAAGAATATTTTTCCTGAACTTAGCCAAGAGGATATCAATTTTCACGCAGTAAAATCAATTTGTGCAACACGCTTCTCGCCAACGATTAATTTCAATAGTCTATTTGATTTAGTTCATGAAGATTCTGATAAAAGAAAGCTTATTCAAATTAGTTTTGAAAAAATGATGAATGAAATTATTTTAAAAGCTGAATCTGAAGGCCTCAAAAACTCATTTTTCCTTCATATTTCACCAAATTTAGGTAATAAAAACGGCAGAGAAACAATTAAACTTTCTTCTCAAGATGATATCGGATCAACAGACATACAATTACTCATTAAAGGAGCAGTTAAAGATTCTGGAGTTTTATTTCTTTTAAATAAATTTATTGCGGATAAAACTGGTAAAGCTCCTTTTGGAAGAAATTTTAATTTTAGAAACTCTCCAAATTCTGTTACGGAAAAAATTGATTTATGCAAAAAAACTATTCGAAAAGAAGATATGCCTTTGATTGTAGGAGTTGGAGACACAGTCACATCAAAAAAAAATAATGATGAAAAAAGTTATTCAAGAGGAGGAAGTGATAGGTCTTTTCTAGAATTAATACAAATATTAGGTAATGAATTTGGGATCAAGAATAAAATAATTTTTGTAGATAGTAGTTATGGTGAAGTTGAAAGACCCTCTACAAAAAATACTGGTTTAAAAGGGATCAGTGATGTTCATGACAATTTAAAATTTGACATAGTTTTTAAAAATGGTCCCAAAGAATACATTAGTTGGTTTATTGAACTTGCTAATGAGAGATCAAACTTTAAAAAAAAATAGTTGACTTTTTTATTTTCTAATGACAATTTGTAAATATTAGATTTATGAAAGAAAAATTCCCCTCAATATATAAAGAACCTATAGAAACATTGCAAATTAACATAGGTTATAAATGCAATCAGGCTTGTAAGCATTGCCATGTCAATTCGAGTCCCCTAAGGACTGAAAAGATGTCCAATGAAATGATATCTCTTATTCCAAAAATAATTGAAAAATACAAGATCAAGACTTTAGATATTACAGGAGGTGCGCCAGAACTTCACCCAAAATTTAAAAACCTAATAACCAGCTTGAACACAAAACAAGTTGATATTATTGATAGGTGCAATTTGACAATTTTTTTTGAAGAAGGTTATGAAGATCTTCCTCAATTTCTTGCAAAAAATAAAGTAATAGTTACTGCTTCGCTACCATGTTATGAAAAAAATAATGTTGATTTTCAAAGGGGTTTTGGCGTTTTTGAAAAAAGTATTAATGCCATAAAAATTCTTAATGATTTAGGCTATGGAAAGAGAGAAAATGGATTACAATTAAATCTTGTTTACAATCCTGTAAGCCCAATTCTTCCTCCTTCTCAGGAAATATTGGAGAAGGATTATAAAAAAATTCTATTCGAAAAATACAATATCGTTTTTAATAATTTATACACAATAACTAATATGCCAATAAATAGATATGAAGAATCTCTTAGAAGAGAAGGGAAACTAAATACTTATTACAAATTACTAAAAGAAAATTTTAATGAAAAAAATTTAGAAAATCTAATGTGTAAAAAAACAATTAGCGTAAATTGGCTAGGAGAAATTTATGATTGTGACTTTAACCAACAGATAAATTTCCGAGACAATAAAGGACCAAAGACACTTTTTGATCTTTTGGATGAATCATTTACTTTTGACTACGGGGTAGCTGTAAAAGAACATTGTTTTGCTTGCACTGCAGGTGCAGGGTCAAGTTGTGGAGGGACTTTAAGTTAAAACCTGCTAAATGCAATTAGGACAAATTGCTCTTACATTTAAAGATGATTCAATTAGTTTAAAACCATTAACTTTTGCTGCAACTTTACCTGCCTCTAAAACCTCATCATTTTCGAATTCTTCTGTTCTTCCACACCTAATGCAAATCAAATGATGATGATCCGGTGTGTCGTTACTTAGCAATTCATATCTGTGTCCACCCTCACTGAGTTCTAATTCATGAAGTAAACCCATTTGTACTAAAAGTCTTAAAGTTCTATAAATTGTTGCTAGTGAAACTTTGGAGCTTGTTTTAACTAACTTTTCATGAACCTCTTCAGCACTAAGATGCTTACCAGAGCCAATATTTTCAAATAAATTAAGAACCTTTAACCTCTGAGGAGTTAATCTCTTCCCATCTTTATGTAATCCATCACCAAGAGGAGAAGTGATGACTTTGTATTGAGAAGATAATGACAAAATTAACTCTTGGCTATTCTCAATAATAACCTTAGATGAGAGTAAAACAACTTATTGATTTAAAATGTTTACTAAAGTTCTTCAAAACATTATTTTAAATGTATCTTTATATGTAAATGATGAATGATCAAGAAATCTCTTCTAATAAATTATCATCGAAAGTAAACGCCTTGATAATTATTGATATTCAGGAAAAAATAATAAGACCAATTTATAATAAGGATTCAATAATCAAAAACATTAAAAAGCTAATAAATGCTTACCAAATTTTAGAAGAAAACATATTTATATCTGAGCAGAACCCACTCAAATTGGGAGTGACGATACCTGAATTATCACCCGTAGCAGAATTTAGAAAATTTGAAAAAATGGAATTCAGTCTAGCTAAATTAGAAGATTTTTTAAAAGAACTTAAAGATAAGAAAATTACTAATTTGATAGTTTGTGGGATCGAAACGCATATTTGTATTCAACAAACAGTCTTAGATTGTTTACAAAAAGGATTTGAAGTTATTCTCATATCAGATTCCATGGGAAGTCGAAATATGGCAGATCATGAAATAGCATTACAAAGAATGACTCAGAGTGGGGCCATCTTAACAACAACCGAATCAATAATTTTTGAATTATGCAAAACTGCGGATAGAAAAGAATTTAAAGAAATTAGGAAAATAATAATGAGTTAAAGAAAAATAAAGACTGGTTTGTTCTTTAGAGATAATTTAAAATTTTATTAGAGATAAATTTTAAGGTTTTATTTGAATATGAAATTAGTTAGTGAAAACTTCCTTCTGGCAATATCTATTTTTTTTATTGGAACTTTATTGTCGATAATAATTTCAAAGGTTTCAAAAATATTTTTTAAAAAGATTTCCAAAAGAACAAAAACAAATTTCGATGATTTTATTTTTGAGGTGATCTCTGGAATTATAAAACCTATAGGTTTCCTCCTCTCATTTTATTTTTCAATTGACTATCTTTTTGCTGATGAAATAACTTTCATCTCTGTCTTATTGAATATTTTGAAATTATTTATATTAATAATCATCATAAAAGCTCTCAACAAAATTTTATTAAGATCTTTAACAGAATCGACCTCAAAAATTAATGATTCCTCAATTAGTTCAATGGTATCTTCACTAACTCCAT
This window contains:
- a CDS encoding isochorismatase family protein; amino-acid sequence: MMNDQEISSNKLSSKVNALIIIDIQEKIIRPIYNKDSIIKNIKKLINAYQILEENIFISEQNPLKLGVTIPELSPVAEFRKFEKMEFSLAKLEDFLKELKDKKITNLIVCGIETHICIQQTVLDCLQKGFEVILISDSMGSRNMADHEIALQRMTQSGAILTTTESIIFELCKTADRKEFKEIRKIIMS
- the arsS gene encoding arsenosugar biosynthesis radical SAM protein ArsS (Some members of this family are selenoproteins.); the encoded protein is MKEKFPSIYKEPIETLQINIGYKCNQACKHCHVNSSPLRTEKMSNEMISLIPKIIEKYKIKTLDITGGAPELHPKFKNLITSLNTKQVDIIDRCNLTIFFEEGYEDLPQFLAKNKVIVTASLPCYEKNNVDFQRGFGVFEKSINAIKILNDLGYGKRENGLQLNLVYNPVSPILPPSQEILEKDYKKILFEKYNIVFNNLYTITNMPINRYEESLRREGKLNTYYKLLKENFNEKNLENLMCKKTISVNWLGEIYDCDFNQQINFRDNKGPKTLFDLLDESFTFDYGVAVKEHCFACTAGAGSSCGGTLS
- a CDS encoding transcriptional repressor, which codes for MSLSSQYKVITSPLGDGLHKDGKRLTPQRLKVLNLFENIGSGKHLSAEEVHEKLVKTSSKVSLATIYRTLRLLVQMGLLHELELSEGGHRYELLSNDTPDHHHLICIRCGRTEEFENDEVLEAGKVAAKVNGFKLIESSLNVRAICPNCI
- the stpA gene encoding glucosylglycerol 3-phosphatase, producing MEYMTSNLNEQKQLISSKNILFIQDIDGVCIPLVKDPMTRELESKYIYAVKEFAEEFFVLTCGEHEGPRGVNRIIERSLGSTTEPKNKKLYLRGLAACGVEYQDSNGEISFKGVSKKELSFLSKVPSLIRPKFYYIVKNIFPELSQEDINFHAVKSICATRFSPTINFNSLFDLVHEDSDKRKLIQISFEKMMNEIILKAESEGLKNSFFLHISPNLGNKNGRETIKLSSQDDIGSTDIQLLIKGAVKDSGVLFLLNKFIADKTGKAPFGRNFNFRNSPNSVTEKIDLCKKTIRKEDMPLIVGVGDTVTSKKNNDEKSYSRGGSDRSFLELIQILGNEFGIKNKIIFVDSSYGEVERPSTKNTGLKGISDVHDNLKFDIVFKNGPKEYISWFIELANERSNFKKK